From Sphingomonas sp. PAMC26645:
CCTTAGGTTCGAACTTCGAGCCGACATTATACCAGACCGACACCGCCACCACCGGCGCCTTGCGGTCGGTGTGCACGACGACGCGCAGGCCGTTCTTCAGCGTAAACTGCTGGTAGGGAATATCGACCGACTTGACGAGGTCCGCGACCGGTGCAGGCTTTGCCGCGGGGGTCGCTGCGCGCTGGCCCTGACCGGATGCGGGCGAGACGAGAGCAATTGCGGCGACGCCGGCAAGCGCGGTCATTTTCAAAGCCATATGCGAACATTACCCCGTGTTTCAGAATGATATCGTCGCAGCATAGCCACGCTTTGTCGCCGGGCAACAGATAGATACGTCGAGTTTCGAGGCGATCCGCGCTGGTACGCCGGGACGTCTCACAGGTATCGCCACCACCAGCCGGTATGGGTCCGTTTGAACTGTCCGAACCACCGGCACGCGAACCAGCACGGCACGGCGGCGGCGGCGGCAACGAGCCAGATCGACGCGACGTTCGGGACGCTGACCAGCCCCTTGATCGCGCCGCCCGTTACCGCACCGGTCAGGCTGTTCACGCCGTGGAGCAAATAGAGATGCAGGATATAGAAAAACAACGGCGCCGATCCGAACACCACGAGCACGCCGTTCAACCGCGCCGATGTGCGTTCGAACGCCGCGAGAAGCAGCATGCCGATGCCTAGCGTTAGCAGGAGGAAGTCCGCGGACGGTGGGTATTTGGTGAGGTTGAGAACGCTCATGATCGTCGCGAGCGGCGTTGCGGCCGCCTGCCACGGCAGCGGCTCGCCGTAGCCGTTCAGCGCGCGCAGTACCGCGAACAGCGCGAGCGCCGCAGCGCCGGTCATCACCAGGCGACGACGACGGACGTCTTGGTCGACCTGGCGCGCGAACCACGGCCCGATCGACCAGCCAAGCGCGATGACGCCGATCCAGGGCAGCAACGGATAGGACGTCCGCGCCCTTGCGCCGAACGGCAGGTCGATAAACCCGCGATCGTGCAGCATGCTCCAGGCGACATAGCCCGGCTGGTCGGACGTGAAGGTGATCGGATCGAGCAGATTGTGGCCCAGCACGATCGCCAGCCCGAGGACGAGCACGGCGATGCGCGGAAGATGGACCAGCGCCGCCAGTGCGATCATCGCCAGCCCGATCACCCAGATCACCTGGAGATAGACGATCGCGGGGGTGGGATCGAACGACCAGGCGAAATTGACGACCGTCACTTCGAGCGCGACGAGGAACAGCCCGCGCTTCAGCAGGAACGACGACGCCGCTGTCCTGCCGCCGCCGGCATCTCCGCCGCGCGAGTCCGCGTATAGCGATGCGGCGAGCCCGGTCAGCAGCACGAAGACGGGCGCACACAGGTGCGCCGTGAGCCGCGTGAAGAACAGGGACGGCGGCGTCGCCGGCAACGCCATCGGGTCGCTCACCTGCATAGGGTAATAGAAGAGTTCGCGGGTGTGATCGACGAGCATCAGCAGCATGACGAACCCGCGCAGCGCATCGACCGAGACGATCCGCGACCGCCTGGACTGCGCGCCCGTTGGAGCTTGCACAGGGGTATCGAACGCCAAGGCTCGCGTTCCGGCAACGTCGGGTATCGGACTTAAAACGGTTGACAAGATCGAAGCACCTCCGTCAATCGCGATGTTACATCATCACAGAGAAGGCAACAATTTTTGTCGACGCGTCCACGATCGATCGCCTTCGCGAGCATTTTTTTGCTGCTCGCCTGCCCCGTTACTGCCGAGGCGCAGGACAAGA
This genomic window contains:
- a CDS encoding heparan-alpha-glucosaminide N-acetyltransferase domain-containing protein, with protein sequence MQAPTGAQSRRSRIVSVDALRGFVMLLMLVDHTRELFYYPMQVSDPMALPATPPSLFFTRLTAHLCAPVFVLLTGLAASLYADSRGGDAGGGRTAASSFLLKRGLFLVALEVTVVNFAWSFDPTPAIVYLQVIWVIGLAMIALAALVHLPRIAVLVLGLAIVLGHNLLDPITFTSDQPGYVAWSMLHDRGFIDLPFGARARTSYPLLPWIGVIALGWSIGPWFARQVDQDVRRRRLVMTGAAALALFAVLRALNGYGEPLPWQAAATPLATIMSVLNLTKYPPSADFLLLTLGIGMLLLAAFERTSARLNGVLVVFGSAPLFFYILHLYLLHGVNSLTGAVTGGAIKGLVSVPNVASIWLVAAAAAVPCWFACRWFGQFKRTHTGWWWRYL